A window from Culex pipiens pallens isolate TS chromosome 3, TS_CPP_V2, whole genome shotgun sequence encodes these proteins:
- the LOC128093554 gene encoding uncharacterized protein LOC128093554 — MKDLILLTKVLVQGRCRVRRTSRRSCGTVRRPGGSGPETRVRICGPGRSTLPGGIARSPIAGHSLRGHEATKHVVPTAASPIAPLIITTCTRAPRARERKTDQPLTTNEAETRTAAAALPPPKLLYQVRSTHFYS, encoded by the coding sequence ATGAAGGACCTTATCCTTCTAACGAAGGTGCTAGTCCAGGGCAGGTGCAGGGTTCGACGAACATCACGTCGTTCCTGCGGGACGGTCCGGAGACCCGGAGGGTCCGGTCCCGAAACCCGTGTGCGCATCTGCGGGCCAGGAAGATCCACACTTCCAGGAGGAATCGCCCGGTCGCCAATTGCCGGCCATTCGCTCCGCGGCCACGAAGCAACGAAACACGTGGTACCCACGGCGGCATCACCAATAGCGCCGCTCATCATCACCACGTGCACGCGCGCACCTCGAGCGCGAGAGCGTAAGACTGATCAGCCGCTGACAACAAACGAAGCCGAGACACGAACCGCTGCTGCTGCCTTGCCGCCGCCGAAGCTGTTATACCAGGTTAGATCCACCCATTTCTACTCGTGA